In Zingiber officinale cultivar Zhangliang chromosome 6A, Zo_v1.1, whole genome shotgun sequence, a single genomic region encodes these proteins:
- the LOC121997847 gene encoding uncharacterized protein LOC121997847 isoform X1 — MERVYGMKDFPSCFGESGVQVSDSTSGASKAAQNLVTCLYQAQLFGRSCVIIVTWSKNLMGQGLSIEIDDLTKRCLCKLEIKPWLFSKRKGCRTMEVKDSKIVLFWDLSAAKFGFSPEPLEDFYVAVLCDDKMILHLGDLSKEACRKTSTTPSNAVFIAKKAHIYGKKIHSTKAQFCDNGQFHEVAIECDTVGVKDPCLEISIDRKRVMQVKRLAWKFRGNQTILVDGLPVEVFWDVHSWLFGAPSTSAVFMFQTRLPSEKVLPWSRGLDFSFTLYAWKNE, encoded by the exons ATGGAACGAGTTTACGG AATGAAGGATTTCCCTTCCTGCTTCGGAGAAAGTGGAGTTCAGGTCTCCGATTCCACGTCGGGGGCCAGCAAAGCTGCTCAAAATCTAGTGACTTGCCTTTACCAAGCTCAACTCTTTGGCCGGTCTTGTGTGATCATTGTTACATGGAGCAAGAATCTGATGGGGCAAGGCTTGAGCATCGAGATCGACGATTTAACCAAACGATGCCTCTGCAAGTTGGAAATTAAGCCATGGTTGTTCTCCAAGAGAAAGGGCTGCAGGACCATGGAGGTGAAGGATAGCAAGATAGTTCTTTTCTGGGATCTCTCTGCTGCCAAATTTGGATTTAGCCCGGAGCCTCTTGAAGATTTCTATGTCGCGGTCCTCTGCGATGATAAGATGATCCTCCATCTTGGAGATCTCTCAAAAGAAGCTTGCCGGAAGACTAGCACGACTCCTTCAAATGCAGTATTCATCGCGAAGAAGGCGCACATCTACGGAAAAAAGATACATTCAACAAAGGCACAATTCTGTGACAATGGCCAATTCCATGAAGTTGCCATAGAGTGTGACACTGTAGGGGTCAAGGATCCCTGCCTGGAGATCAGTATTGATCGGAAACGAGTAATGCAGGTCAAGAGACTTGCATGGAAATTCCGTGGCAATCAGACTATCCTTGTTGATGGGCTTCCCGTCGAAGTATTTTGGGATGTTCATAGTTGGCTTTTTGGTGCTCCTTCGACGAGCGCTGTCTTCATGTTTCAAACTCGCCTTCCATCTGAAAAAGTGTTGCCATGGTCTCGAGGGCTTGATTTTTCATTCACATTATATGCTTGGAAAAATGAATAG
- the LOC121995254 gene encoding probable leucine-rich repeat receptor-like protein kinase At1g68400 yields MHDLNPINASRTGRTLDWATRKRILVTAGDGLAFIHKFPTRYPLVRANLKPSNILIDEQGNGCVSEWGIMRFAANIRCSPGDPSGCSSDRGTFTAVTPASQRYLAPELASGKEQATQESDVYSFCMMIQKVATDKEMEDGEIQEEEISGMVKIALLCTAGRTERRPEMSQVVRMMGEFL; encoded by the coding sequence ATGCACGATTTGAACCCGATCAATGCTTCACGTACTGGAAGAACGCTAGATTGGGCCACCCGGAAGAGGATTCTGGTGACCGCCGGCGACGGACTTGCGTTCATCCACAAGTTTCCGACGAGGTACCCGCTAGTGCGCGCCAACCTGAAGCCGTCAAACATTCTGATCGACGAGCAGGGCAACGGGTGCGTGTCCGAGTGGGGGATCATGCGCTTCGCCGCCAACATCCGCTGCTCGCCGGGTGACCCTTCAGGCTGCTCCTCTGACAGAGGGACCTTCACGGCGGTCACCCCAGCGAGTCAGAGGTACCTGGCGCCGGAGCTGGCGAGCGGGAAGGAGCAGGCTACGCAGGAGTCCGACGTCTACAGCTTCTGTATGATGATACAGAAAGTGGCGACGGATAAGGAAATGGAGGACGGAGAAATTCAGGAAGAGGAGATCAGCGGGATGGTGAAAATTGCGCTGTTGTGTACGGCGGGGAGGACAGAGAGAAGACCCGAGATGAGTCAAGTTGTGAGAATGATGGGCGAGTTCTTGTGA
- the LOC121997847 gene encoding uncharacterized protein LOC121997847 isoform X2: MKDFPSCFGESGVQVSDSTSGASKAAQNLVTCLYQAQLFGRSCVIIVTWSKNLMGQGLSIEIDDLTKRCLCKLEIKPWLFSKRKGCRTMEVKDSKIVLFWDLSAAKFGFSPEPLEDFYVAVLCDDKMILHLGDLSKEACRKTSTTPSNAVFIAKKAHIYGKKIHSTKAQFCDNGQFHEVAIECDTVGVKDPCLEISIDRKRVMQVKRLAWKFRGNQTILVDGLPVEVFWDVHSWLFGAPSTSAVFMFQTRLPSEKVLPWSRGLDFSFTLYAWKNE; encoded by the coding sequence ATGAAGGATTTCCCTTCCTGCTTCGGAGAAAGTGGAGTTCAGGTCTCCGATTCCACGTCGGGGGCCAGCAAAGCTGCTCAAAATCTAGTGACTTGCCTTTACCAAGCTCAACTCTTTGGCCGGTCTTGTGTGATCATTGTTACATGGAGCAAGAATCTGATGGGGCAAGGCTTGAGCATCGAGATCGACGATTTAACCAAACGATGCCTCTGCAAGTTGGAAATTAAGCCATGGTTGTTCTCCAAGAGAAAGGGCTGCAGGACCATGGAGGTGAAGGATAGCAAGATAGTTCTTTTCTGGGATCTCTCTGCTGCCAAATTTGGATTTAGCCCGGAGCCTCTTGAAGATTTCTATGTCGCGGTCCTCTGCGATGATAAGATGATCCTCCATCTTGGAGATCTCTCAAAAGAAGCTTGCCGGAAGACTAGCACGACTCCTTCAAATGCAGTATTCATCGCGAAGAAGGCGCACATCTACGGAAAAAAGATACATTCAACAAAGGCACAATTCTGTGACAATGGCCAATTCCATGAAGTTGCCATAGAGTGTGACACTGTAGGGGTCAAGGATCCCTGCCTGGAGATCAGTATTGATCGGAAACGAGTAATGCAGGTCAAGAGACTTGCATGGAAATTCCGTGGCAATCAGACTATCCTTGTTGATGGGCTTCCCGTCGAAGTATTTTGGGATGTTCATAGTTGGCTTTTTGGTGCTCCTTCGACGAGCGCTGTCTTCATGTTTCAAACTCGCCTTCCATCTGAAAAAGTGTTGCCATGGTCTCGAGGGCTTGATTTTTCATTCACATTATATGCTTGGAAAAATGAATAG